The Glycine soja cultivar W05 chromosome 6, ASM419377v2, whole genome shotgun sequence genome has a window encoding:
- the LOC114416221 gene encoding protein ULTRAPETALA 2-like, translating into MTAGDPPQQKTSQGNEKKKEDENITQGDPPKQKRSQGNEKKTEDDNITQVNVTLEEFEKHALRERSGRWKRNIWVHCEDEDKVPLWKTPLLKYYTHQANVANRKDSAMRKQNFHRDEFLRCTTCGKERRFHLKSRPDIKNYHDASNNKCWTCSLWPYQKITCNDDEEISSLKASSGCSRSSTCQGCSTSYCEGCIKCHFEDCNCQECRDFMLNAKP; encoded by the exons ATGACTGCAGGTGATCCACCCCAGCAGAAGACAAGTCAaggaaatgagaaaaagaaagaagatgagaATATTACTCAAG GTGATCCACCTAAACAGAAGAGAAGTCAAGGAAATGAGAAAAAGACAGAAGACGACAATATTACTCAAG TGAATGTCACTCTAGAAGAATTTGAGAAACATGCTTTAAGGGAAAGGAGCGGAAGGTGGAAGAGAAACATCTGGGTTCATTGTGAAGACGAAGACAAAGTTCCACTCTGGAAGACACCTCTGCTAAAGTATTACACACACCAGGCAAATGTGGCTAACCGGAAAGACTCTGCAATGAGGAAACAAAACTTTCACAGGGATGAGTTCCTACGTTGCACAACATGCGGGAAGGAGCGCAGGTTCCATCTCAAGAGCAGACCAGACATTAAGAACTACCATGATGCTTCAAACAACAAATGCTGGACTTGTTCTCTTTGGCCTTATCAAAA aatAACATGCAATGATGATGAAGAGATATCAAGTCTGAAAGCAAGCAGCGGCTGTTCTCGTTCTTCAACTTGCCAAGGCTGCTCAACTTCTTACTGTGAAGGGTGCATAAAGTGCCACTTTGAGGATTGCAATTGCCAAGAATGCAGAGACTTTATGCTAAATGCTAAACCTTAA